In Gemmata obscuriglobus, a single genomic region encodes these proteins:
- a CDS encoding 2-oxoacid:ferredoxin oxidoreductase subunit beta, translated as MATALPLTTKELTTDQEVRWCPGCGDYSILAQMKKALTTVGVPREKIAFVSGIGCSSRFPYYMNTFGFHTIHGRAPTFATGLRLANPDLQVWVVTGDGDGLSIGGNHLIHALRRNVDIKVLLFNNEIYGLTKGQYSPASRLGTPSKTSPGGSFETPVRPLSVALAAEATFVARTVDVDVQHLVATLQKAAAHKGSAFVEIYQNCVIFNPDVYDYASNKAVKADNVLYLEHGKPLLFGKDKNKGIRLNGLKPEVVTVGKDCQVDDLLTHDEASEEPTLAYLLSRFAHDPRNPNSFPEPLGVFRSVRKPTYEEQLDNRIKDATQKKGPGRIEELFKAEDVWTVQ; from the coding sequence ATGGCTACCGCGCTCCCGTTAACGACGAAGGAACTCACGACCGACCAGGAGGTGCGCTGGTGCCCCGGGTGCGGCGACTACTCCATCCTGGCCCAGATGAAGAAGGCGCTGACCACCGTCGGGGTGCCGCGCGAGAAGATCGCGTTCGTGTCGGGGATCGGCTGCTCCAGCCGGTTCCCGTACTACATGAACACGTTCGGGTTCCACACCATTCACGGCCGTGCCCCCACGTTCGCCACCGGGCTGCGCCTCGCCAACCCGGACCTTCAGGTGTGGGTCGTCACCGGGGACGGCGACGGGCTCTCGATCGGCGGCAACCACCTGATCCACGCGCTGCGGCGGAACGTGGACATCAAGGTGCTGCTGTTCAACAACGAGATCTACGGCCTCACGAAGGGGCAGTACTCGCCGGCGAGCCGGCTGGGCACGCCTAGCAAGACCAGCCCGGGCGGGTCGTTCGAGACGCCGGTCCGGCCGCTGTCGGTGGCGCTGGCTGCCGAGGCCACGTTCGTGGCCCGCACCGTGGACGTGGACGTGCAGCACCTCGTCGCGACGCTCCAGAAGGCCGCGGCGCACAAGGGCAGCGCGTTCGTCGAGATCTACCAGAACTGCGTGATCTTCAACCCCGACGTGTACGACTACGCCAGCAACAAGGCGGTGAAGGCCGACAACGTGCTGTACCTCGAGCACGGCAAGCCGCTGCTGTTCGGCAAGGACAAGAACAAGGGCATCCGGCTCAACGGGCTCAAGCCCGAAGTGGTCACCGTCGGGAAGGACTGCCAGGTCGACGACCTGCTCACCCACGACGAGGCGAGCGAGGAGCCGACGCTGGCGTACCTGCTGAGCCGGTTCGCGCACGACCCGCGGAACCCGAACTCGTTCCCGGAACCGCTGGGGGTGTTCCGCAGCGTCCGGAAGCCGACCTACGAGGAACAACTCGACAACCGCATCAAGGACGCGACACAAAAGAAGGGGCCGGGGCGGATCGAGGAGTTGTTCAAGGCCGAAGACGTGTGGACCGTGCAGTAG
- a CDS encoding DNA ligase encodes MDLADGQIYEMQGSGKNPYKIKNVGGAYSCSCPAWLNQNAPSNKRTCKHIRKLRGEEAEESRLAAVGETLPAKPTGAEDKKELPLLKGEPWDWEQDLTGWWISEKLDGVRAYWDGKQFLSRGYNIYFAPDWFTAGLPNHPLDGELWIARKKFQEASDVARSQGQPERWRPMKFLVFDAPDESGPFEDRMKFLATALPTWKSPFVSLVEHTVCKGNDHLEEELERIVTLGGEGLMVRKPGSRYERARSSSVLKVKKFLDTEVVVVDYEAGEGRHKGRVGALWVQLSSGVKCKVGTGLKDKDRDNPPAKGSIITVKYQELTDDGALRFPVYVGPRPDGFPNVPAPTRKKTVVAPPTVATVTAAVATPVAVPAEPVTTRVTNAPLLSEPVSGGSTMATTTKRYFEFVDGASNKFWEVWTDGNEVVTQWGKVGTPGRETRKAFADAAKAQKEYDKLVAEKTGKGYAEKPRPE; translated from the coding sequence ATGGACCTCGCGGACGGCCAAATTTACGAGATGCAGGGTTCCGGGAAGAACCCGTACAAGATCAAGAACGTGGGCGGAGCGTACTCGTGCTCGTGCCCCGCGTGGCTGAACCAGAACGCGCCCAGCAACAAGCGCACGTGTAAGCACATCCGCAAGCTGCGCGGCGAGGAGGCCGAGGAGTCCCGGCTCGCGGCCGTCGGCGAGACGTTGCCGGCCAAGCCAACCGGCGCCGAGGACAAGAAAGAGCTGCCGCTCCTCAAAGGCGAGCCCTGGGACTGGGAGCAGGACCTCACCGGCTGGTGGATCAGCGAGAAGCTCGACGGCGTGCGGGCGTACTGGGACGGCAAGCAGTTCCTGTCCCGCGGGTACAACATCTACTTCGCGCCGGACTGGTTCACCGCCGGGCTCCCCAACCACCCGCTCGACGGCGAGTTGTGGATCGCGCGGAAGAAGTTCCAGGAGGCCAGCGACGTGGCCCGCAGCCAGGGGCAACCGGAGCGCTGGCGGCCGATGAAGTTCCTGGTGTTCGACGCGCCCGACGAGTCCGGGCCGTTCGAGGACCGCATGAAGTTTCTCGCGACCGCGCTGCCCACCTGGAAATCGCCGTTCGTGTCGCTGGTCGAACACACGGTCTGTAAGGGCAACGACCACCTCGAAGAGGAGCTGGAACGGATCGTCACCCTCGGCGGCGAGGGGCTGATGGTGCGCAAGCCCGGCTCGAGGTACGAGCGCGCCCGCTCGTCCAGCGTCCTGAAGGTGAAGAAGTTCCTCGACACGGAAGTGGTGGTCGTGGACTACGAAGCCGGAGAAGGTCGCCACAAGGGCCGTGTCGGCGCGCTCTGGGTGCAACTCAGCTCGGGCGTGAAGTGCAAGGTCGGCACGGGTCTGAAGGACAAGGATCGCGACAACCCGCCCGCCAAGGGCAGCATCATCACCGTGAAATATCAGGAACTGACCGACGACGGGGCGTTGCGGTTCCCGGTGTACGTCGGCCCGCGCCCCGACGGCTTCCCGAATGTGCCCGCCCCGACGCGCAAGAAAACCGTGGTCGCGCCGCCGACGGTCGCCACGGTTACGGCTGCCGTTGCGACGCCTGTTGCTGTGCCGGCTGAGCCCGTTACTACGCGGGTAACCAACGCGCCCCTGTTGTCCGAACCCGTTTCCGGAGGATCGACGATGGCGACGACGACCAAGCGGTATTTCGAGTTCGTGGACGGCGCCTCCAACAAGTTCTGGGAGGTGTGGACCGACGGGAACGAGGTGGTGACCCAGTGGGGCAAGGTCGGCACCCCCGGCCGCGAGACCCGCAAGGCGTTCGCCGACGCGGCGAAGGCCCAGAAAGAGTACGACAAGCTCGTCGCCGAGAAAACCGGCAAAGGGTACGCCGAGAAGCCCCGCCCCGAGTGA
- a CDS encoding calcium-binding protein: MSTTDRTHAAFLPKLDALEQREVPAVLASFNTGILTVTGDSAANDIVVAADANGTLQVTNNGAAVTIRSTFGAPNKANLQTVIVDAKGGNDSIVIQNSINVLDANGKLAFAANSVLYGGAGNDTIRVLAGGFVGGLPAQGQPLPNIVGNSTMYGGSGDDFLDSGFGNDTMYGESGNDTFRWLPGTLIDAFDGGGGNDTAVVVGNTTAIPDLTTPDPNDTGNGDSFRLDADPATGGVKFQRTNLVPFFINITTTETVVMQTGGGNDTITVTALAGTGVKSVVMDGGDGDDKLDGSAANVTLQIFGGAGNDTLSGGSKNDVLVGGDGNDTLSGRKGTDTLDGGAGNDTLDDGGKDGAQDVLIGGTGADTFVRRQLNKSTAPVPLFDELVLDFSAADGDVTKIMFI; this comes from the coding sequence ATGTCCACGACCGACCGCACCCACGCCGCGTTCCTCCCGAAGCTCGACGCGCTCGAACAACGTGAGGTGCCCGCCGTTCTCGCGTCGTTCAACACCGGCATACTCACCGTCACCGGCGACAGCGCCGCGAACGACATCGTTGTCGCCGCGGACGCCAACGGCACTTTGCAGGTGACGAACAACGGCGCGGCGGTCACCATCCGCAGCACGTTCGGCGCCCCGAACAAGGCGAACCTTCAGACCGTCATTGTGGACGCGAAGGGGGGCAACGACTCCATCGTGATCCAGAACTCGATCAACGTGTTGGACGCTAATGGGAAGCTCGCGTTCGCGGCGAACAGCGTGCTCTACGGCGGTGCCGGTAACGACACCATCCGCGTACTCGCGGGCGGGTTCGTCGGCGGGTTGCCGGCACAGGGACAGCCGCTGCCGAACATCGTCGGCAACTCCACGATGTACGGCGGTTCTGGCGACGACTTCCTCGACAGCGGGTTCGGCAACGACACGATGTACGGGGAGAGCGGCAACGACACGTTCCGCTGGCTCCCGGGCACGCTGATCGACGCGTTCGACGGCGGCGGCGGCAACGACACCGCCGTCGTGGTCGGGAACACGACGGCGATCCCGGACCTGACGACGCCCGACCCGAACGACACGGGCAACGGCGACAGCTTCCGCCTCGACGCCGACCCCGCGACCGGCGGGGTTAAGTTCCAGCGGACGAACCTGGTGCCGTTCTTCATCAACATCACCACGACCGAAACCGTCGTGATGCAGACCGGCGGCGGGAACGACACGATCACCGTGACCGCCCTCGCCGGCACCGGCGTGAAGAGCGTGGTCATGGACGGCGGCGACGGGGACGACAAGCTCGACGGGTCGGCGGCAAACGTGACGCTCCAAATCTTCGGCGGCGCGGGCAACGACACGCTGAGCGGCGGGTCGAAGAACGACGTGCTCGTCGGCGGCGACGGGAACGACACGCTGAGCGGCAGGAAGGGCACCGACACGCTCGACGGCGGCGCCGGAAACGACACGCTCGACGACGGCGGCAAGGACGGCGCGCAGGACGTGCTGATCGGCGGGACCGGCGCCGACACCTTCGTGCGGCGCCAGTTAAACAAGTCCACGGCGCCGGTCCCGCTGTTCGACGAACTGGTGCTCGACTTCAGCGCCGCCGACGGCGACGTGACCAAGATCATGTTCATCTAA
- a CDS encoding VOC family protein produces MSEMKGLIPHLVVKGGAKAIEYYTAALGAVELSRMPADDDRLMHAALKIGDATLFLCDDFPEYCGGVSRTPSGPSPVTLHLCVPDCDAAIAQAAGAGATATMPAEDMFWGDRYGQVVDPFGHTWSFSTPLSAERKAAAEKKWAAENPFAQKKSA; encoded by the coding sequence ATGTCCGAAATGAAGGGGCTCATTCCGCACCTCGTGGTCAAGGGTGGGGCGAAGGCGATCGAGTACTACACCGCCGCGCTCGGGGCGGTTGAACTCTCGCGCATGCCCGCCGATGACGACCGGTTGATGCACGCGGCGCTGAAGATTGGCGATGCCACGCTGTTCCTGTGCGACGACTTCCCCGAGTACTGCGGGGGCGTCTCTCGCACCCCGTCCGGGCCGTCCCCGGTGACGCTGCACCTGTGCGTGCCGGACTGCGACGCCGCCATCGCGCAAGCGGCTGGCGCCGGCGCGACGGCCACCATGCCGGCCGAAGACATGTTCTGGGGCGACCGATACGGGCAGGTAGTGGACCCGTTCGGGCACACGTGGTCGTTCAGCACCCCGCTCAGCGCCGAGCGCAAGGCCGCGGCCGAGAAGAAGTGGGCCGCCGAAAACCCATTCGCGCAGAAAAAGTCGGCTTGA
- a CDS encoding RNA ligase family protein, protein MNAIRKYPRTRHLIGSRLQPGDEDLDAVPMSELKGRYVVLEEKMDGANCGVSFSPELELRLQSRGHYLTGGPRERQFDLLKQWAGAMSDRLLDRLADRYVMYGEWLYAKHTVYYDALPHFFMEFDILDTATGEFLDTPRRAELLADLPVKPVKVLFAGEFPGEELLRALVGPSHFVTESAPGQFRADVAKLGWDVERAVRQTDLTGVMEGLYVKVEENGVVTERYKFVRSEFTQLVTADGHWQDRPLVPNRLAAGAELFE, encoded by the coding sequence ATGAACGCGATCCGCAAGTACCCCCGTACCCGGCACCTGATCGGCTCGCGGTTGCAACCCGGCGACGAAGACCTGGACGCGGTGCCCATGTCCGAGTTGAAGGGCAGGTACGTTGTCCTTGAGGAGAAGATGGACGGCGCGAACTGCGGCGTCAGCTTCTCGCCGGAACTCGAGCTGCGGCTCCAGAGCCGGGGACACTACCTGACGGGCGGGCCGCGCGAGCGCCAGTTCGACCTGCTGAAGCAGTGGGCCGGCGCGATGTCCGACCGGTTGCTCGACCGGCTCGCGGACCGGTACGTCATGTACGGCGAGTGGCTGTACGCCAAGCACACCGTCTACTACGACGCGCTCCCGCACTTTTTCATGGAGTTCGACATCCTCGACACCGCGACCGGGGAGTTCCTCGACACGCCGCGGCGCGCGGAACTGCTGGCGGACCTCCCAGTGAAGCCGGTGAAGGTGCTGTTCGCGGGCGAGTTCCCCGGCGAGGAGCTCCTTCGGGCGCTGGTGGGGCCGTCACACTTCGTTACGGAGAGCGCCCCGGGGCAGTTCCGGGCGGACGTGGCGAAGCTGGGCTGGGACGTCGAGCGCGCGGTGCGCCAGACCGACCTGACGGGCGTGATGGAAGGGTTGTACGTGAAGGTCGAAGAGAACGGCGTTGTGACGGAGCGGTACAAGTTCGTTCGCTCCGAGTTCACGCAACTGGTCACCGCCGACGGGCACTGGCAGGACCGCCCGCTGGTCCCGAACCGCCTCGCCGCCGGTGCGGAACTGTTCGAGTAG
- a CDS encoding PQQ-binding-like beta-propeller repeat protein → MSRTLTCLALLFVCAPVRADDWPQWMGPNRDDVWAETGIVKKFPAAGLKPTWTAAIGAGYSGPAVAGGRVYVLDRLLAKGAANPEDPFDTKQKVNSTERVLCLDAKDGKELWKHGYECPYQISYPAGPRCTPTVSGGKVYSLGAMGDLFCLDAATGKVVWSKNFVKDYSAKVPVWGFCGHPLVYKNALICLAGGDKATAIAFDKETGKELWKALEAREPGYCPPTLIHAGGTDQVLIWHAQALNSLDPLTGKVYWKVDLEPMYGMSIMAPRQSGDLLFAGGIGACAVLKLDRDKPGASVVWNEAVDKAGAKAKPRGLYPVNMTPLIEGGTIYGVDQPGMLRAVELGTGKKLWFTHKPVIGKEEEEGFKGSGSGTAFVVKNGDRHVLFSETGDLIIARLSPKGYEELSRTHLLDPTGAAFGRKVLWTHPAFANKSVYIRNDKELVCFSLAE, encoded by the coding sequence GTGTCACGCACCCTCACCTGCCTCGCTTTACTCTTTGTTTGTGCGCCCGTTCGGGCCGACGACTGGCCCCAGTGGATGGGGCCGAACCGGGACGACGTGTGGGCCGAAACCGGCATCGTGAAGAAGTTCCCCGCGGCCGGCTTGAAGCCGACGTGGACGGCGGCGATCGGGGCCGGCTACAGCGGCCCGGCGGTCGCGGGCGGCCGGGTGTACGTGCTCGACCGCTTGCTCGCGAAAGGCGCGGCGAACCCCGAAGACCCGTTCGACACCAAGCAGAAGGTGAACAGCACCGAGCGGGTGCTGTGCCTCGACGCGAAGGACGGCAAGGAGTTGTGGAAGCACGGGTACGAGTGCCCCTACCAGATCAGCTACCCGGCCGGGCCGCGCTGCACCCCCACCGTCAGCGGCGGCAAGGTCTACTCCCTGGGCGCGATGGGCGACCTCTTCTGCCTCGACGCCGCTACCGGAAAAGTGGTCTGGTCGAAAAACTTCGTGAAGGACTACAGCGCGAAGGTGCCCGTGTGGGGCTTCTGCGGGCACCCGCTCGTGTACAAGAACGCGCTGATCTGCCTCGCCGGGGGCGACAAGGCCACTGCGATTGCCTTCGACAAGGAGACCGGCAAGGAACTGTGGAAGGCCCTTGAGGCGCGCGAGCCCGGGTACTGCCCGCCCACGCTCATCCACGCGGGCGGGACCGACCAAGTGCTGATCTGGCACGCGCAGGCCCTCAACAGCCTCGACCCGCTCACCGGCAAGGTGTACTGGAAGGTGGACCTGGAGCCGATGTACGGGATGTCGATCATGGCGCCGCGGCAGAGCGGGGACCTGCTGTTCGCCGGCGGGATCGGCGCGTGTGCCGTTCTCAAGCTCGACCGCGACAAGCCCGGCGCGTCGGTGGTGTGGAACGAGGCGGTGGACAAAGCGGGCGCGAAGGCGAAGCCGCGCGGGCTGTACCCCGTTAACATGACGCCCCTCATTGAGGGCGGCACCATCTACGGCGTGGACCAGCCCGGCATGCTGCGCGCGGTCGAACTGGGGACGGGCAAGAAGCTGTGGTTCACGCACAAGCCGGTGATCGGCAAGGAAGAGGAAGAGGGGTTCAAGGGCAGCGGGTCGGGGACCGCGTTCGTGGTGAAGAACGGGGACCGGCACGTCCTCTTTTCCGAGACCGGCGACCTGATCATCGCGCGGCTCTCGCCGAAGGGGTACGAGGAACTCAGCCGCACCCACCTGCTCGACCCGACCGGCGCCGCGTTCGGGCGCAAGGTGCTGTGGACGCACCCGGCGTTCGCGAACAAGAGCGTCTACATCCGCAACGACAAGGAACTCGTGTGCTTCTCGCTCGCGGAGTAA
- a CDS encoding DUF1559 domain-containing protein, with protein sequence MPAPVSSRSRRAFTLIELLVVIAIIAILIGLLLPAVQKVREAAARMSCQNNLKQMGLAIHNFHDQRGHLPSGGTTDTPPYGTGNGWGSAWTVFILPNMEQDNMFKQFTFTGGSGWGASATNNCTVASNARIKNYLCPSSPIGDVTPSPHNGSNIQKNHYVAVTGAVNGLITGYTESRFFTNSGSAGCCSGGIASGGGALVPGVETKLALNQIGDGTSNQILVSEQNDFLVTANGSKVSWGTGQLHGWMIGWHTNRTPAGGGNIGDARTFQMTTIRYRINQKTGWVDPPGDCGNQGVCDNVGTNVPLNSAHTGGVNALYGDGSVKFLRDSLPIATLAQLATRDDGIPLVND encoded by the coding sequence ATGCCCGCCCCCGTTTCTTCCCGCTCGCGGCGTGCGTTCACGCTGATCGAGCTGCTGGTGGTGATCGCGATCATCGCGATCCTGATCGGCCTGTTATTGCCCGCCGTGCAAAAGGTCCGCGAAGCGGCCGCACGCATGTCCTGCCAGAACAACCTCAAGCAGATGGGGTTGGCGATCCACAACTTCCACGACCAGCGCGGCCACCTGCCGTCCGGCGGCACGACCGACACGCCGCCCTACGGCACCGGTAACGGCTGGGGCAGCGCGTGGACGGTGTTCATCCTGCCCAACATGGAGCAGGACAACATGTTCAAGCAGTTCACCTTCACCGGCGGGTCCGGGTGGGGGGCCAGCGCCACCAACAACTGCACCGTGGCCAGCAACGCCCGGATCAAGAACTACCTGTGCCCGTCGTCCCCGATCGGGGACGTGACCCCGTCCCCGCACAACGGGAGCAACATCCAGAAGAACCACTACGTCGCCGTCACCGGTGCCGTGAACGGGCTGATCACGGGGTACACCGAGAGCCGGTTCTTCACCAACAGCGGCAGCGCCGGGTGCTGCTCCGGGGGCATCGCCTCGGGCGGCGGCGCGCTGGTTCCGGGGGTGGAGACCAAACTGGCACTCAACCAGATCGGCGACGGCACCAGCAACCAGATCCTGGTGAGCGAGCAGAACGACTTCCTGGTCACGGCGAACGGGTCCAAGGTGAGCTGGGGCACCGGACAGCTCCACGGGTGGATGATCGGCTGGCACACCAACCGCACGCCGGCCGGCGGCGGGAACATCGGCGACGCCCGCACCTTCCAGATGACCACCATCCGGTACCGCATCAACCAGAAGACCGGCTGGGTCGACCCGCCCGGGGACTGCGGCAACCAGGGCGTGTGTGACAACGTGGGGACCAACGTCCCGCTCAACTCGGCGCACACCGGCGGGGTCAACGCCCTGTACGGCGACGGGTCGGTGAAATTCCTCCGCGACAGCCTGCCGATCGCGACCCTGGCCCAACTCGCCACCCGCGACGACGGGATCCCGCTGGTTAACGATTAA
- a CDS encoding sulfatase-like hydrolase/transferase, with protein MRRTLIIAALLFGTVPAARAAGTPNVVLIFADDLGYGDVGCFAGAGGAPAPDTPHLDKLAKQGVRLTDFHVSQAVCSASRASLLTGCYANRIGIHGALGPNARHGLHADETTLAEVCKSRGYATGMVGKWHLGHRPQFLPTRHGFDSYFGLPYSNDMWPEHPEAKKGTYPPLPLFENETVVNGNVTAADQSKLTAQYTERAVKFIAENKATPFFLYVAHTMPHVPLFVGDQFKGKSKQGLYGEVIQEIDWSVGEILKALDEHKLAQDTLVVFTSDNGPWLSYGNHAGSAGLLREGKGTSWEGGTRVPFIARWPEKIPAGATCDVPAMTIDLLPTVAKLIGAKLPERKIDGGDIFPLLRCAPDASMAHEAYFHYYATNELQAVRTRAWKLVLPHTYRTMQGQPAGKDGTPGRYKQVKIEKPELYHVSQDPGETQNVAAANPKIVTQLLELAEKARMELGDSLTKRTGTGTREAGLVKDAAPTPSLKKEGKDGSFAAELIFPLHKQHNHAPGIVECPNGDLLVSWYRGSGERSADDVAVYGARKKAGADTWSDAFLMADTPGFPDCNTTMWVDKDGKLWLFWPLILANSWESCLTSYRVSSDYQTGGAPKWEWQGTIPLKPKDFEGVMLREFEAWKKQVAAASKMPFEPDAAPLKKKVGDKLLSRLGWQPRCKPVVLGTGRVLLPLYSDTYDAGLMALSDDGGKTWTASQPLAGFGSIQPAVLERKDGTLVAYMRENGVFKKVRACESKDRGESWGTVYSTDLINPGSGLDAVRLASGNWLIVYNDTVKGRSRLAVSLSDDEGKTWKWTRHLEKHETGQYHYPAVIQSKDGAVHAVYSYFVADGKSMKHARFDEAWVKQGDGR; from the coding sequence ATGCGCCGTACCCTTATTATCGCCGCACTCTTGTTCGGGACCGTGCCCGCCGCGCGCGCGGCGGGCACGCCCAACGTGGTGCTGATCTTCGCCGACGACCTGGGGTACGGCGACGTGGGCTGCTTCGCCGGCGCGGGGGGCGCGCCGGCCCCGGACACGCCGCACCTCGACAAGCTCGCCAAGCAGGGCGTGCGGCTGACCGACTTCCACGTCTCGCAGGCGGTGTGCTCGGCGTCGCGGGCGTCGCTGCTAACCGGGTGCTACGCCAACCGGATCGGGATCCACGGCGCGCTGGGGCCGAACGCGCGGCACGGCCTCCACGCCGACGAAACCACGCTCGCGGAGGTCTGCAAGAGCCGGGGGTACGCCACGGGGATGGTCGGCAAATGGCACCTCGGCCACCGCCCGCAGTTCCTGCCCACGCGGCACGGGTTCGACTCGTACTTCGGGCTGCCGTACTCGAACGACATGTGGCCCGAGCACCCCGAGGCCAAGAAGGGCACTTACCCGCCGCTCCCGCTGTTCGAGAACGAGACGGTCGTCAACGGCAACGTGACCGCGGCCGACCAGTCCAAGCTGACCGCGCAGTACACCGAGCGCGCGGTGAAGTTCATCGCCGAGAACAAGGCGACGCCGTTCTTCCTGTACGTGGCGCACACGATGCCGCACGTCCCGCTGTTCGTCGGCGATCAATTCAAAGGTAAGTCCAAGCAGGGGCTTTACGGCGAGGTGATTCAGGAGATCGACTGGTCGGTCGGCGAGATCCTCAAAGCTCTCGATGAGCACAAGTTGGCGCAAGACACGCTAGTGGTCTTTACCAGCGACAACGGCCCGTGGCTGAGTTACGGGAACCATGCCGGCTCCGCGGGCTTGCTCCGCGAGGGGAAGGGGACATCGTGGGAGGGCGGCACGCGGGTGCCGTTCATCGCACGGTGGCCGGAGAAGATCCCCGCCGGCGCCACCTGCGACGTCCCGGCGATGACGATCGACCTCTTGCCGACCGTTGCGAAGCTGATCGGGGCGAAGCTCCCCGAACGCAAGATCGACGGCGGGGACATCTTCCCGCTGCTCCGGTGCGCGCCCGACGCGAGTATGGCCCACGAGGCGTACTTCCACTACTACGCGACCAACGAACTCCAGGCCGTCCGCACCCGCGCCTGGAAGCTGGTCCTGCCGCACACGTACCGCACGATGCAGGGCCAACCGGCGGGCAAGGACGGCACCCCCGGGCGCTACAAGCAGGTGAAGATCGAGAAGCCCGAGCTGTACCACGTTTCGCAAGACCCCGGCGAGACGCAGAATGTCGCCGCCGCGAACCCGAAAATCGTGACCCAGCTTCTCGAACTGGCCGAGAAGGCGCGCATGGAGTTGGGGGACTCGCTCACCAAACGCACCGGAACGGGCACGCGCGAAGCGGGGCTCGTGAAGGACGCGGCTCCCACCCCTTCGCTCAAGAAGGAAGGGAAGGATGGCTCCTTCGCCGCCGAACTGATCTTCCCGCTGCACAAGCAGCACAACCACGCGCCGGGGATCGTTGAGTGCCCGAACGGCGACCTGTTGGTGTCGTGGTACCGCGGCAGCGGCGAGCGCTCGGCCGACGACGTGGCCGTTTACGGCGCCCGGAAGAAGGCCGGGGCCGACACGTGGAGCGACGCGTTCTTAATGGCCGACACGCCCGGGTTCCCGGACTGCAACACGACGATGTGGGTCGATAAGGACGGCAAGCTGTGGCTGTTCTGGCCGCTGATCCTCGCGAACTCGTGGGAGTCGTGCCTCACCTCCTACCGCGTGTCGTCCGACTACCAGACGGGCGGCGCGCCGAAGTGGGAGTGGCAGGGCACCATACCCCTCAAGCCGAAGGACTTCGAGGGGGTGATGCTTCGCGAGTTCGAGGCGTGGAAGAAGCAGGTCGCGGCGGCGTCGAAGATGCCGTTCGAGCCCGACGCCGCGCCGCTGAAGAAGAAGGTCGGCGACAAGCTCCTGTCGCGCCTCGGCTGGCAGCCGCGGTGCAAACCCGTCGTGCTGGGCACCGGGCGCGTGCTCCTGCCGCTGTACTCGGACACCTACGACGCGGGCCTCATGGCCCTCTCCGACGACGGCGGCAAGACCTGGACCGCGTCGCAGCCGCTGGCGGGGTTCGGCAGCATCCAGCCCGCGGTGCTGGAGCGCAAGGACGGCACGCTCGTCGCGTACATGCGCGAGAACGGGGTGTTCAAGAAGGTGCGCGCGTGCGAGTCGAAGGACCGCGGCGAATCATGGGGAACGGTTTACAGCACCGACCTCATCAACCCGGGAAGCGGGCTCGACGCGGTGCGGCTCGCGAGCGGGAACTGGCTGATCGTGTACAACGACACGGTCAAGGGGCGCAGCCGGCTGGCAGTGTCGCTCTCGGACGACGAGGGGAAAACCTGGAAGTGGACCCGGCACCTGGAGAAGCACGAAACCGGGCAGTACCACTACCCGGCGGTGATCCAGTCGAAGGACGGGGCCGTTCACGCCGTGTACAGCTACTTCGTGGCCGACGGCAAGAGCATGAAGCACGCCCGCTTCGACGAGGCGTGGGTCAAACAGGGTGACGGGCGGTAG